GGTTTCTGAAAATCTCAATTTTTTGTTGTAGTTTAAATTAAGTAAGACATAGAAGCTGCCGTGCAACAGTGACACAAAATATTGTGAGAACAAAACTACGATATGGTTGTGAAGAATGAAGAAGTCTCACAACAATGTCTCACAGTTGCTGACAGCTGCTGATATGGCTTCTCTAAAGCAATTATTTGTTAGTTTCTTTAAGCACATGGACTACAAATTTGTACTATTACTACTTTCTGTTACCATCATTACTTCTAATAATTCTGCATGCTTGCTATATTTGTGATAAGATTcgcataaaataaaaataaaaataaatgtctattttagaataaacatgtgaattattttattataatctCAATAATATATCTGTCATTATATTAAAAGTGGGATAGAATGAAAGATAAGATGAGATGGTGTAATACTTAAATAAAGGAATGTGTAAAACTGTGAACTATAAAATATACTGAAATAAACGTGCGCCATCCTTTCACTAAGTACATTCAGTGGTGCCACATGCCTGTGTTCAACAAAAGGCACATGATCACATACATGCAAGGAACAACTAACAGATGCACTTTCCGGCTATACagaaattatatatttgtattaatttCATTTCTTGAGATATACTTTGTATAAGATGAAGAATGATAGTTTAGCAACATTTCAACACTTAAACTTCCTTTTGATATACAGTTAATTgaataagaaaatgaagaaaagaGAAGCTTAATAATACTCAGCGTGGTTCTAATAACTATATCATGCCTAGAGGCCTAACAGTTTCTTTCTTTCAATCTTTTGTATAAGATCTTCTTTAGATGGAACCCCAGTATCAGCTTCTGATTTGGTGGACCACCACTCCATGATTTCTTCCTACAATGAAGAAGAGCACCAGGATCACGTGAATTTCAAGCAGATGAAAACATTACTAGCTCATGATATTAAGAGTTGCCATCGCAATCACATGcaaaattaatgaaatgaaaAGAGTAGGACATAGGTCTTCATCCATATTAATACCAGAAAGCAAACTTTGTTTAATACTCAGTAAGATATAAACAAGCATGAGACCCTCTGACTGAACTAGATGCAATGTGGACTAGTTATCATCTTAGAGAGATAGAGATCTGAGATACTATGTATTTTACAGTTGCATCAATCACTGATTTATGGTCATTGTTCAGTGGAAATAAATTGTACAAGGATTGATTTGCTATTACCTCAAGAAAATCATGATTGGATATGAACTGACTTTCAACCATACACTTGATGCCTCCTACATTCACTGAGAGAGACTTTCTTGTATTCTGCTCAGAACTCTGATCATGGCCCTCTGTTGATACACcacaagaagaaagaagagaaaccaAAAAACAAACGTAAAAACAGCAGCCATGATTTTTAAGCCAAAAAGAAGATAACCAAAGACTAGTAAGTAGTAATCATGACATAAAACATAAATCATGCAAAGAATTTTAGTTATACCGTTTATAGATGCCACGTGGTATCCAGTTCCTCCTAGCCCTTCTTCCCACTTCCCAAGCCGCAGCCGCAAGAAAAATCCATCAAGATTTGATATCGCCCGGTCACCGCTTATCCACCTGATGCAAAAGTGCACTCTGTTAATTGAAGTTGCAAAGATTCACTTGTCTTATAAGTAGCAACAGGATACTGTAATTGTGGAAACTTAACACAAACATgcatctctctctctccactTGTCTTATAAGTAGCAACAGGATACTGTAATTGTGGAAACTTATCACAAACAtgcatctctctctctctctctctgcatATAATTTAGACAATCCTGTTATGTTCATTAATCCATTTATTGTCAGTGAATACTTTACTATAAGAAATACTACCAATATAGAGGCTACTAGAATATACTATAGGGAGATTTATAAGCATTCTAATTCATCTGTTGTTCCATCCTAAAgtataattttgatatataacAACATTTTTGTACCTGGTAATTCTGTTGCTGTTTTGTTGATAAGATGTATGTGTAATAATTCGATTGATCCGGTTATCAAATTTTGTTTTGAGTTAACAAACTTCCTGATTTAGTTAGCTTGCTTCATTTTCGCCGGTGTAAGATTAATTGCAAATATCCTTTAAGTGTTGGATTATAATTATTCTCAAATGAATATTTCCAAGCCATGGTTTTCAATTCCAGATCAAAATAGTTGTTCATGTTTGCAAAGATTTCCCCTGTCAATGAGAAAGCACCAATACTGGGGTTGAGAGTTGCTTGCATCCTTAACATTTTAGCATCATGCATGAACCATAAAACCATACAATGACTAGTATTAATACAGAAAATGACTTTAGCATAGGATAGTTGGCTTGCATTACTTACTTCAGGATGTCGGTGCGGGACAATCGAAGGCTTCTAACAGCCTCAGAGATTCCTTTTGGTATGTTTGAAATCTGCCTTTTTGACAATCTGGGTGGAGAGATGATaggattttctttgaatttgttTTCCTCTGTACTTGAACTACAGTATTTCTCGAGTGAAGCACAGAATCCAATCATGGAGGGGACAATTTCATTCAATTTCAGCTTCAAATTGAAACTTCTTTCTCCTTGGTGAACAGTTTCAGCATCAATAGGACGGCTGGAAAAGATTTGGTCATCTCCACCAGGTCGGAGTCTGGCACTGCCCTCATTGCTGGAGCTAACATGCTTGCCAGTAGGAAAACTATCATTGACCAAGGCTTTAACTTCCGGTACATGTTTTCTTTTTGAAATTGAAGTGGGACATGAAATTGCCCAGTGATTGGACTGAAAACACTTAAAGCACAAACAAGGAGGTTCTTCCAATCCTCTATGTGAATATCCTCCATATGAAGTTACATTCTTCTGCAAATCTTCCACATCACTTTCAGCAATATCTGAGCAATCAGCAAGTTGGTGACCTCTTGTCCCACAAAACAGACAAAAGAAATGTACCTGTGTGGTACTATCTGTTCTTTTTGTGGGTATGATATGTTTGATGGCACCTAATCTCTTTGCAAACATTGAAGCCATTGGTTCTGAATTTCTGAAtcctgaagaagatgaaaaaggGATGAACTGGTGCTTTGATTTATGATCACTATCTTCCTCAAAAGCAGTCCGAGCCTCTGCATTATCAGGAGAATGTTCTCTTGTCTCTTCAGTCTTGCAGTTGTTTAAATAAGAAATATGTTTGTCGGAATTGGGAAGCTTTGAGACATTAGTTGATGGGACTTGCGATCCACCTCTCTCAGAAGTAGTCAAGGGGGCTGGAAGTTTCGGAGAAAATCGAGTTATCCACAGACTTCGAAGAGCATCACTTCTATTGAAGATGTTATCTGTTCCCTTTCTCTCAGAGAGAGGATTAGAATACACATTATCAGTGTTATTGGTGTTGTGTCTTGTTGCAGATGTATCTGACACCATTTCTTCTTTGTCTTTGCTAAGGCCCAAGATGGAATAATTTTTGTTCTCCATTGTGTCATTTTTTATGCTTTCATGACCGTGAAAATAACTTAGAAGCTTAACTGTAGGCTGTGAGGATGGACCGGCATTATCTCTCCCACTGGATGCTTCAGACTTGTTGTTCTCTGCACAACAGGTTATTGGAGTAGCTTCTATTCCATGCATCATGTTGCCTGTTTCTAAATCTTCACAACCCTCACCCACTTGAGACATTCTTTTTCCTACCTCATTCTTCAAGGTTGGACAATATATGGCCTGAAAAATGGATTTGAATCCAGTATTTTTTGGCTTGGGATCTTGATTGGCATTGATTGCAATAAGACTCTCATCAGGTGCTACATTTTGATGATCTGGATTTGCCAGGGTGAGTGCCAAAATGTTTGATTCATTTTGAACTGATTGCGAAAATCCTTTCACCATGTTTGAAATCCAGTTCATGAATGAGCTATCCTGTTTAGCGTAGGACTTAGAACCAGAAGTTTCTTGGATTTGCTTTTTGACTCTCTTACTCCCAATCATTAACTGTTGTTGAAAGTGACATCTCTTCTTACAACTGGTGAAAAAACCACCGCTGTTGCAGCTTTCAACGCTTGAATGACTGTCCTCATCCTCCATTGATAATCTTACATTTTCTCCCCCATCTGATAAGGACTTATCTTTTCCCTTGTTTATTGTCATATGAATTTTGCTATTACATGGAGACTGCAAAACTGCAAGAGTCTTATCATGTAGCCGCATCAGTTCGGCATCTGGAGATTTCCTTTTAATCCCCTTACAAGCAGCAGCACCACTGAGAGTTCTTAAATCATTCTCCGCAGTTGATTCCAGTTTTTCTAGAGGGCCTCTGCTGGAAGATGCTATATTAGTCCCTGGAACACCAGAGCCTTTAGCTGTGTCTCCATGGGAACACCTGCTTGGCGAAGGATTTCGCTCCATGCTTGGTTTTGCCGCATCTGATTGAGGTAATGAACCATCCAATGGCCTTTGGTCAACCTGACCTGCTAGGAAAATAGGAACCAGAATACGCTTAAGACCGATGAACTCACATTTTTCTTTAACAAAAAAGTTTCAATGATGTTTCTTCCTTTAACATGTGAGTTTAGAAAAAGCAAAGGCAAAACCATGAGATGCCTAGATTCTTTTCACCACAGAACTAGAGAAGTGGTGATGACAGCAATACCTGAAATAGCAGAAAATTTGTTTCCCTCTATCCCAGATAATTTATCAGCTCCAATGTTGGCTTCATCACAAGCATTGTTCTCATTATGATTCACTATATTCTTGTTTTTATCATTCGGCAAGCCTGGTATAGGACACTAAGCAAATTAGAAATCACCAATTAAACTATGCAACTAACTAGGATAACTGATGTATTATTGTTTCCTTCAGAATGGCCTATTTGAATCCAAATATTACAATAAAACAAATTTCCTGTCTATATGAAACAACAGGATGCATTAGAAGATGTTAATTTCACCTGTATCACTTTCTTCATAGGCTTTACACTTTGGCATGACACCTGAATCACTTGTTGGATGCATAGTGGGAGTATGAGTATCTGTTCCAGCAATATCACCTTTGGCAGTACATATGATAGCTATAGGTTTTACAGAAATATCTTCAACCGGCTTATCAGTGTTTACAATTTGTGGTGGAGTGATAACCATACTGCTCGGTCCAACATCCTGAAAAAGAGAACTATTTTTACCGGCAAAGCTTGAATCGGCACATTTAAGACATAAACCGTTTTCTGGAGACCAAACTATTTCAGATAGAGGGTCAGTGGCAGCATATGTCATGTCTACTCTTGAACCTGCTGCATTTGCACCTGCACCTGattcatttttcaaatttttccaAACGCACTGGTTAGCATAATTCAGAAAGAGTTCTAAATCAGTCTTTGGTTTTATATTCTCGTTTTCTTCATTCATCTCCAGAAGGATAAAATCTTCACAAAAAGGTCCTGAAATATTATTACAGTCAACATTAACCTTcttgtttaaaataaaaattctgaGTGCAGGGTATATGTTACCATGTAAAAAACGTGGAGGCACAAATAGTTGCACCAAATCAATTGACCTGATCAATGGTTACTCATTTATCAAATTTTTGAGATGCATCATTTTGGAACCTTTGCCCTTTTCGTACGGAAATTTTTAAATTGGTTCAAAAGCCATTAACTGAAAATTTGAATTCTTTTTGGTTTTGATTTGATGGACAAGCATGGCTGGATTCTTTACATTTAGAAGTTTAATCCAATAAATTTTGTTAGAACTTAGCAGGTTAGGAGTCTAAACAAGTAGCATAGAGTGTAATGAAACattcaaatcaaaataaattaaatgtcAAGGCTTGTGAATACCGAAAGGTGAACTTGTTAGGTGCAAGATTGTGAACGCCGTTCATCTCTAACATCCTTCTTCCTCATCACAAAGCTCCATTTGCGGACAACGAACTTGGTCACCATCGCCCAAGCCTTGTGCTGAAATCCTGAAACCGAAGTAAGTTGATTCAGTTAGAAGAATCAGAAATCCAATTCAATGAAAACACTTTTCCAGTATCCAAAGTTTCTCCATGAGAATAACTCGGCATCAAAACAGTGAGAAAACCAAGTATATATATGTTTATGCGTTTGAGTGAAAATTAGATAAAGTGGATCATGGAAAGAATACCTAACTGTATGGATGTACAAACTACAAAGTACGAAAGAAGCTAAGAAGGACccatagagagagagagagagagagagagagagagagagagagagagagaatgaggTTGTTGCAGTAGAAATGGAGTGGAAAGGTTCTTTCTCTAGCAGCCAGACGTCCAGGTATAATAAAACTGTTACATGAAGCTGTCTCTGCCTTTTCTGCAATTAAGAGGTTGAGGATCTGCCACGTGGCACACTCCATTCCACCGAGAACCAAATTTCTATTCTTTAAAGCATTATTAAAGTAGTTCTGAACGTTGGTTCTAATGATTAGTAAAACAAAATGTGAGTGagttgttaatgaaatggcgaAGTCAATTAGGACAGTTAGGTATTCTGTTTGAGCTTCAGTTTGATTCGAAGTCTCATTTGTTATTATGTTTTTAACTAATTTGAGGCTCTCTCAACTGTCAAGGATTAATACCTAATTATTTACCTTTTCTGGTTTAACTTTTTATTTCTTCCTTTTGTTTGCATGCATGTGCATACATTTTAAGAAGTTTAGGTATGCATTTCGGTTCCTAAAGATTACATCAGATTAATTCAATCCATAAAAATACTGTCAAATTCAATGGCTATTGCAAATTAATATACACGtcaaataatttcaaaaaaaaaggtTAATATAATATCACGTTAGTTTTtctcagtttttttttttttattgctgTTTAACATTGAATGGGATCTAGAAAAGTTAGGACTTGATGTTACTTTAGCATTTTAAAAAACACATAAAATCAATCAAGtcttaaaagattaaaatataatcaaaaattaatttgaagtGATGTTCTATATTGATAacttaagaaaaatatttaatatcagaaatataattatttatattattttttcctATCAATTTAAGTTATTGACATTAGTAGTTTCATGATATCTAATGTCTTGTATTAATTGCAAAgatcaaattatatatttaccCAAAAGATCAACCTCGagtcttttttttcttctttctttttccacATAAAACCACAAGACATAATAACCCAGACACCGACATTGTATTCTGCAGGGGTTTTGGCGCGTTAATTAAATCCTATTCAGAATTTCTTATTAGTAAATGTACTTGGAGAAACGgctaaaaaatttagatatgccatgcgtgtgtgtgtgttatgcaTTGCTATGGAGGATGGGGGTGCTATACATGGATGTGGGATAGAAGAAATCGGACCATCCGAATtctgtttaaaaaaaattgaattaccAAATTGGATGGTCCGAGTTGTGAgagagaaaaaatttaaaatttatcattaaCAAATTGGACTGTCCGattagtattttttgtttttcaacaCAAAGAAAACGGACCCTCCGAATTAGtatacaaaatatatttttcgaaCACGTGAGTTGGTATAAAAGAAAACGGACCCTCCGTGTTCCTGTACTCAACTCCCTCGGTCCGAGTTGTACGTACTCCCCTAATACCACATGCAGGTAAAGCTCCTGTACTCTCCATAAGACTGCAACACACCAACCTCTCctccatattaaaaataaaaagtgtgGAGAAACAGCTCAACCGTTTGATCAAAAGAGAAATATTAGGTAATCTGTAATTAAGTTCAATTAAATATTTCATCTtctttttatgcattttttcttttcttttttttttaactagaATTTTGTTATcattttaaactataaaattaatttaatgatCAAAATGACTTAATCAAATAATATCAGCTATTAATTGACCAAAATAGAatatctgtttgtctttttgTCATAACTTCGAAATCCTTCTCTCGGGAGTAATCTCGAAAACGTCATTTGTTCGAGAGCACTTCGATTATTTGATAAACCATACAAACAATCACGGCAGCACATAAAGGTCGGGTCAACTATTTTGATAGTTTGATAATAACGCTCTCAAGTGgattatcttctttttttttttccaattataataattaataataaaaccAAGACATACTATCGCAGCTTTGCATTCTCAGGCTCTAGAGCCACATGAACCTAACAAGGTTGAAACTGGTACAAAAAATAACCACAAAACTAGCATTTAATATAATAGGATAAATATGCCAGTCTAAATATAATGTGATTAATCTTCAGAAGGAAGATAAATAGAAGCTCCACCAGAATCTGGATTATTCATCTCCGTGCAAATCTGTGCCCTGCACCCAACAACAAAGCTCTGCCAACTGGACCATTGTGAACACCCAAAACCAGAGCAACAGTCCCACCTATAGCCAGCCACTTCCAGTCGATACCATGACCCTTTTGTCTACCATTATTAATTATACCCTTCACTTCCTCTTCTCTGCATGACGCAGGCACGGAGCAATGCATGTTTGTTTCTGAAGATATATTGGTTGTTTTACTTGCCATCAGCGCACATCTTGACAGAGAAGTGTCTGTTTTCCTAGTATTCTGGTATGCTCTCATTCCAGAGTGCAATTTCTTGACGGCTCCCCACATCCCATGACGGACTCCCAACTTTGCAACATCTTTAGGGATTCCCATGTCTTCATAATGTAAGAGGGTAACCTCGCATGCAGTCAGCTGACCATCTCCTTTGCGAGACTCCACTGTGTCAAACGTCCGATATCAGCAGTTGAAACCATCACCTCTCAATAATTACAAGTAACCATCAAAAAATGATTGTTCTTTACAATTCTTACCTGATTTGATTGCCCAACTAGAAAAATAAAGGTCTACGCGTCTGGGCTTGTCACGTTTTGGCAAACTTGCATAGGGCACTCCCTAAAACATTGAAGATTAAAGAGTAACAAACCTTGTGCTAACACAGAATAATCAGCACAAATATAAATTTAGGTAAGTCGTGAGATGAAATTAGCATATGCACTGTGCAGAAAGCAGGGGAAAAAATTAATCAGTCTTTGCATTTGATGGAAGAAACTGTTATGAAAACTGCAAAGGCAATGAAAGACCAGACAAATTTCTTTTGATAAACTGAAGTCCCAAGCCACTCTCTTGCACCTTATAATGTTGCAACTTTATTGAATTCTTAATTCGTGAAAACTTCTGGCATTAAATACCAAAAACACACAGAAATGTCATGAGATATCAAAATGATAAGTCTCATGAACAATTGCACGTAGACATGAATACTTTCAAGTTTCAACTATCCCAAAATAGTATCTCAAACCATATCAACAACCCAAACTTTGAAACTTGATTAGAAATAGCAGACAATAATATCTTGCAAGCATTTGTAATATACTAAAATGTAGGGTGGAGACTAGCTATGGTAAAAGAAACAGAAATAAACTGCCAAAAGATTCCAGAAATTGTGGTGAACAGTGTCACAACCATACCTTTGTCACACAATAGTATGTATTTCCAGCCTGCCATATTCTTCGAGCAATAACGTATTCTCGATCGCTGCAGAAAAATGGGAACTAGGCCCAGAAAGGGGTAAAAAAAGGTATCAGTAAAGCAAATACCATCATTTGCTTGACATAAACAGTCTAAGATCTTTAGTCCAAATACCTTTTTAATCCAGTGAGTAACCATTGTTCCATTATGAGGGCATTCCTCCAATACTTTGCAGTATGCAAGCATAGTATCCCATTTACGACGAAAGTCATCATCCCAGAAGAAATCCCTCACCAGCTCTGGGGTTGCATCTTCAAAGACAGTTCTGCTCCGGTAAATTGTAGGACCGTTCTGTTAGCATATCCAATATCAGATGCTGATTTATTTTTGCTGTGGAATTAGAGAATCAGAAAGAAATACGTAATGGAAAATGGAACAGAATTATGtattgatcatcattattatcatcCACACAACAGATGATGGTACGGTTATGGTGTTTGTTTTAAAACAAGGAACAGAAATTAACGAGATAAATCCTCTTTCAACTAGCAGGCAACAGAGGCACCGATAGAAATGAAATCTAAATTCACCAATAATATAGGCCGAATATCCATGAGACGGAAAAGTGAACCTAGATTCTACCTCAGGATCATGACGCCAAGCTTGGTATTGCATGGTTGGTGTTGTCTTTTCCATAAAACTTTGCCAGTCCATCTCTCCATCATTCCCTTCTAGAAGATGAAGAAAATGTTCCAAATCAGCTTGTGTAACAAGATCCTGCCCTTTATCATCAGCCTTATCACTGGACCTAATTCATGTGCATTAACCAAGTTGTAAAGTGAATTAAATGTTTCATGATGCCtgtatgaataaaattaaaatatgtagAACAGCCATTCAATAACTAAAACCAAGAAAGTATTAAGGTCATTATTACAGGGCATTTGTGAAATTCCTGACGCCATAAATAAAGAAGACGATAGTCACATTGATGGAGATACGACACAAAGACAATCCCCCAATTTAACGGACAGAGCGATGGGGGAAATAAAATGCCAGACACAAGCACTGCAAACTTCGATGTTCAGTGTAGCAACCAATCAATTTCTTAACAGTTAACACTATTCCCTAGAAATGCAGAAAATCTAAatgtaaaaaacaaaaaacagtaATAAGCAGTAAACTAATCAATGGATAATCcatgaaaacagtaataatatACCCCCTAGAACAATTGGCTTATCCTAATGCGTAAATACCCGTTCCAGTTTGTTAGTAGAGGATCTCTTGCCCTAACCTACCTTGCTCCCTTGCTAAATGGATATAACCAGAGAGCTTCGATACACCTTCCTTGTAATACAATTTTTCACGAAAGCATTCCTAATTTAATACTCACCATCATCAAAACCAGATAAATCAAAGCTCGAGCTAGCTCTTGAATTTCGAATTTGCAGTAGTTATCAAAATAAGCAGCATTgacataaaataattaaattaaaaaacaatGTAGAAAATAGACAAACAAGTAAAAGAGGTGGAGAATTGAGGAGGCACCTCGAAGTATCTCTGGCAGCGTTGGGGGAATTGGATTCAGCAATGTCGTCGGATTTGGAAGGATGCTGCTCCTGCTGTTGCTCTTTGGCTTTGGCTTTGCCTTTGAGATTGAACCAATAGGTACGGCAGATGGAGAAGGCGGAAAGTGCGGTGAAGGCGAACCAGAGTCGGCGGGCACCGAATCCCGGCGGAGCCGTCCAGAGGAAACGGAACTTGCTGCGGAGGCCGAGGAAGACGAGGCCAGTCCATCGCGGGCGCCAGGACCACCCGATGACAAGGCCAATCATGACGGCGAGCCAAATCGGCACCGCGCATAGCAGTATGTCGACGAATGTCTCCGTTATGGAGGGATTCTTCATGAACTCAACCAGATCGAAGAAAGGTTCATCCATTTTCAAAGAATctgtctctctctctttctctctttctctctcttatCGAAATCGTAACGGAATTTCAGAAGATGGAAACCCTGTCGTTGCAGCTCAAGAGGACACACCCAACCAGCTCCTTCCGTTCCATTCCCTTCAACAAACGCAACGCAACGCTTTGCTTCACGACGCGCTATACAAATAAGACTTCGAAtaacctctttccctttttttatttttaggattaggagagaGAAAGTACTACAGCGGTTTACACAGTAAGAAAGTTGTGCCACGTGGCAGAGTCGTTGCCGTCGATGCGGTcgcatttaatttgttttaagaTTAGTTAGGTTGGTGACAATTCAAGCCCGCTAACCTTATCTCAATGATTAACCCCAAAGTCAAGTACATGTGAAGCAGTGAGGGATTTTTCTACAATCTGTTGGTGTTTAGCTTAGCtgtaatttactttttctaAAGAAAATTTTGATTATGTATGCCTATTAACTAGCTTTAATAGGTCTATATCTAATTATCTAtgcattagtttagtttttatcgAGCGGAGAAAGACTTCCATGCactagtttagtttttatcGTGTGGAGAAAGACTTCTTTAACCGTATCTCTGTGTATTTTTTATGTAACGTGTGCAacctttttttttgtcttttggATTTCGTTGGGTTTCGATTTTGGAAGGTGTTGGATTGTTTTATGTAGAAGTTAAAAAAGGCTTGCTACCCATAGTAAAGGCCAAGACCCAACTTGAGCCTAACCACATCCTCAGACcatcccaaaaaaaaaaaattcaaacctCATCTCTGAAAATAATTAATGGTCTGttacaaaaaaaacaaaatgttGTGATTAGAATGGGGATGTAGATGTTTATTTATTATAGGCAGCTTATGTTCTCAAAAGATGAAATGCATTAAAGAAAT
The genomic region above belongs to Arachis stenosperma cultivar V10309 chromosome 5, arast.V10309.gnm1.PFL2, whole genome shotgun sequence and contains:
- the LOC130983198 gene encoding uncharacterized protein LOC130983198 isoform X1, with protein sequence MNEENENIKPKTDLELFLNYANQCVWKNLKNESGAGANAAGSRVDMTYAATDPLSEIVWSPENGLCLKCADSSFAGKNSSLFQDVGPSSMVITPPQIVNTDKPVEDISVKPIAIICTAKGDIAGTDTHTPTMHPTSDSGVMPKCKAYEESDTGLPNDKNKNIVNHNENNACDEANIGADKLSGIEGNKFSAISAGQVDQRPLDGSLPQSDAAKPSMERNPSPSRCSHGDTAKGSGVPGTNIASSSRGPLEKLESTAENDLRTLSGAAACKGIKRKSPDAELMRLHDKTLAVLQSPCNSKIHMTINKGKDKSLSDGGENVRLSMEDEDSHSSVESCNSGGFFTSCKKRCHFQQQLMIGSKRVKKQIQETSGSKSYAKQDSSFMNWISNMVKGFSQSVQNESNILALTLANPDHQNVAPDESLIAINANQDPKPKNTGFKSIFQAIYCPTLKNEVGKRMSQVGEGCEDLETGNMMHGIEATPITCCAENNKSEASSGRDNAGPSSQPTVKLLSYFHGHESIKNDTMENKNYSILGLSKDKEEMVSDTSATRHNTNNTDNVYSNPLSERKGTDNIFNRSDALRSLWITRFSPKLPAPLTTSERGGSQVPSTNVSKLPNSDKHISYLNNCKTEETREHSPDNAEARTAFEEDSDHKSKHQFIPFSSSSGFRNSEPMASMFAKRLGAIKHIIPTKRTDSTTQVHFFCLFCGTRGHQLADCSDIAESDVEDLQKNVTSYGGYSHRGLEEPPCLCFKCFQSNHWAISCPTSISKRKHVPEVKALVNDSFPTGKHVSSSNEGSARLRPGGDDQIFSSRPIDAETVHQGERSFNLKLKLNEIVPSMIGFCASLEKYCSSSTEENKFKENPIISPPRLSKRQISNIPKGISEAVRSLRLSRTDILKWISGDRAISNLDGFFLRLRLGKWEEGLGGTGYHVASINEGHDQSSEQNTRKSLSVNVGGIKCMVESQFISNHDFLEEEIMEWWSTKSEADTGVPSKEDLIQKIERKKLLGL
- the LOC130983198 gene encoding uncharacterized protein LOC130983198 isoform X2, with the protein product MNEENENIKPKTDLELFLNYANQCVWKNLKNESGAGANAAGSRVDMTYAATDPLSEIVWSPENGLCLKCADSSFAGKNSSLFQDVGPSSMVITPPQIVNTDKPVEDISVKPIAIICTAKGDIAGTDTHTPTMHPTSDSGVMPKCKAYEESDTGLPNDKNKNIVNHNENNACDEANIGADKLSGIEGNKFSAISGQVDQRPLDGSLPQSDAAKPSMERNPSPSRCSHGDTAKGSGVPGTNIASSSRGPLEKLESTAENDLRTLSGAAACKGIKRKSPDAELMRLHDKTLAVLQSPCNSKIHMTINKGKDKSLSDGGENVRLSMEDEDSHSSVESCNSGGFFTSCKKRCHFQQQLMIGSKRVKKQIQETSGSKSYAKQDSSFMNWISNMVKGFSQSVQNESNILALTLANPDHQNVAPDESLIAINANQDPKPKNTGFKSIFQAIYCPTLKNEVGKRMSQVGEGCEDLETGNMMHGIEATPITCCAENNKSEASSGRDNAGPSSQPTVKLLSYFHGHESIKNDTMENKNYSILGLSKDKEEMVSDTSATRHNTNNTDNVYSNPLSERKGTDNIFNRSDALRSLWITRFSPKLPAPLTTSERGGSQVPSTNVSKLPNSDKHISYLNNCKTEETREHSPDNAEARTAFEEDSDHKSKHQFIPFSSSSGFRNSEPMASMFAKRLGAIKHIIPTKRTDSTTQVHFFCLFCGTRGHQLADCSDIAESDVEDLQKNVTSYGGYSHRGLEEPPCLCFKCFQSNHWAISCPTSISKRKHVPEVKALVNDSFPTGKHVSSSNEGSARLRPGGDDQIFSSRPIDAETVHQGERSFNLKLKLNEIVPSMIGFCASLEKYCSSSTEENKFKENPIISPPRLSKRQISNIPKGISEAVRSLRLSRTDILKWISGDRAISNLDGFFLRLRLGKWEEGLGGTGYHVASINEGHDQSSEQNTRKSLSVNVGGIKCMVESQFISNHDFLEEEIMEWWSTKSEADTGVPSKEDLIQKIERKKLLGL
- the LOC130983198 gene encoding uncharacterized protein LOC130983198 isoform X3 produces the protein MTYAATDPLSEIVWSPENGLCLKCADSSFAGKNSSLFQDVGPSSMVITPPQIVNTDKPVEDISVKPIAIICTAKGDIAGTDTHTPTMHPTSDSGVMPKCKAYEESDTGLPNDKNKNIVNHNENNACDEANIGADKLSGIEGNKFSAISAGQVDQRPLDGSLPQSDAAKPSMERNPSPSRCSHGDTAKGSGVPGTNIASSSRGPLEKLESTAENDLRTLSGAAACKGIKRKSPDAELMRLHDKTLAVLQSPCNSKIHMTINKGKDKSLSDGGENVRLSMEDEDSHSSVESCNSGGFFTSCKKRCHFQQQLMIGSKRVKKQIQETSGSKSYAKQDSSFMNWISNMVKGFSQSVQNESNILALTLANPDHQNVAPDESLIAINANQDPKPKNTGFKSIFQAIYCPTLKNEVGKRMSQVGEGCEDLETGNMMHGIEATPITCCAENNKSEASSGRDNAGPSSQPTVKLLSYFHGHESIKNDTMENKNYSILGLSKDKEEMVSDTSATRHNTNNTDNVYSNPLSERKGTDNIFNRSDALRSLWITRFSPKLPAPLTTSERGGSQVPSTNVSKLPNSDKHISYLNNCKTEETREHSPDNAEARTAFEEDSDHKSKHQFIPFSSSSGFRNSEPMASMFAKRLGAIKHIIPTKRTDSTTQVHFFCLFCGTRGHQLADCSDIAESDVEDLQKNVTSYGGYSHRGLEEPPCLCFKCFQSNHWAISCPTSISKRKHVPEVKALVNDSFPTGKHVSSSNEGSARLRPGGDDQIFSSRPIDAETVHQGERSFNLKLKLNEIVPSMIGFCASLEKYCSSSTEENKFKENPIISPPRLSKRQISNIPKGISEAVRSLRLSRTDILKWISGDRAISNLDGFFLRLRLGKWEEGLGGTGYHVASINEGHDQSSEQNTRKSLSVNVGGIKCMVESQFISNHDFLEEEIMEWWSTKSEADTGVPSKEDLIQKIERKKLLGL